Proteins from one Candidatus Desulfovibrio trichonymphae genomic window:
- a CDS encoding complex I subunit 5 family protein, giving the protein MTSPLFTSDGYLWPLFAGTVLLLFATAQAVLQRGNPRRLILWGALHDLGIVCLGFSAPNATAYTGLWLFVIFQTTARALALVSLARLTPDTQDAPLLQNLRGSGYGNLNGALFALGLLGAVGGSPFLIPEGRAMIVKGVLFTSTHGGIPALLVMAAATTVFVWLSVDAVRCVFLTPTTKEQTAIAGSSSAAVALVIVFCLLVALLGFGREALTDIVGRRFALAPEHAPAHPAYCFLYAGAIAAGLTSWLGSKKLAALVAIFFFAVAFAAAFKVDSPPIPRLFLLLITFIGFVVSVYSKDYIHDEREGWYWFFLPLTFASLAGIVSAHSKDAFYGYWEMMTFASYFLVVYEGKRTAFDAGLKYYVMCAGGALFMLPGLFLLEGLSGNAVNLAAVNPVWIQGALMLCLAGFAVKAGLVPLHSWLPDAHPAAPSPVSAPLSGIITKMGIFGIVSVILAGADQTVGDMRGLFDLSWFGTTLVFMGAATLIYGEIMALLQDDIKRMLAYSTLGQLGEITLVLGMDTWLATTGALWHVVNHAVMKDLLFLGAGALIMRAGSRNLADMRGMGRQMPWTTACMAAGLVSIMGLPPFGAFYSKFLMIQASVNAGYIWMAALILAGSLVGAIYYMRILKTLIFDERPAHLPNVAEAPLYMRLPLAVLAALSLALCLVPQLPMHLVAGAASFCSEPTLTDIRVLDALAVPWPIYVTTPIFGALIPAFFSDNRRKAGWSSVAVLLATALLVMAFGRGMDTLSFCFAMIVPIIGALNMAYAVGYMDHSHTQWRFYGAFTCMCGALVGMAASRYMLSFFLFWEIMSSWTLYMAIAHEGTRPSLREACKYFIFNLAGAGFLFVGICVVGPLTPFTAELLTGFAPALPQHAAWLGTALLATGFVLKAAQLPIRIDWQMHPALAPTPVSGYISSVLLKSAIIGLIKLFALLGGSFVLAGVFPGYEKINLINLAVMWIGAITIIYSAIRALQVNGLKLVFIYSTVSQLGYMVLAVGTGGALGYAGGMLHLINHVFFKDLLFLVCGAVMFATHRESLEDLGGIGRKMPFTLLVFAIGGLSLVGVPPTSGFSSKWLIYHALMQAGQPLLALLSLVGSVITLAYVAKFLHSAFLGQPAPDLDNIKEAPRIMRLPMGILAFGCVLTGVFPGLALKPINNILREYGSTPLDVNLAGVVSGPGAWNATAIFIMALLAFLAGWFFVRRFTTLREIDVHTCGLPPKIAASRMGPSSIYGGLAPYINAKPAAEENRS; this is encoded by the coding sequence ATGACATCACCTCTGTTCACGTCCGACGGATATCTTTGGCCGCTTTTCGCCGGCACGGTTCTTTTGCTGTTTGCCACAGCTCAGGCTGTTCTGCAGCGCGGCAACCCGCGTCGTCTGATTTTATGGGGCGCCCTGCACGATCTGGGCATTGTCTGTCTGGGGTTCAGCGCTCCCAACGCCACAGCCTATACCGGTCTTTGGCTTTTTGTCATTTTTCAGACAACGGCGCGCGCACTGGCCCTTGTTTCTCTTGCCCGACTCACACCTGACACGCAAGATGCGCCGCTGCTGCAAAATTTGCGCGGCTCAGGGTACGGCAATCTTAACGGCGCGCTCTTTGCCCTAGGCCTTCTGGGTGCGGTAGGCGGTTCGCCTTTCCTGATTCCCGAAGGCCGGGCCATGATCGTCAAAGGCGTGCTGTTCACATCGACGCATGGCGGCATTCCCGCCCTGCTTGTCATGGCCGCCGCAACAACGGTTTTTGTATGGCTTTCAGTAGACGCCGTGCGTTGCGTCTTCCTCACGCCGACGACGAAAGAACAAACAGCCATCGCCGGATCTTCCTCTGCAGCCGTAGCGCTGGTGATTGTTTTTTGTCTGCTTGTCGCTCTGCTCGGTTTCGGGCGTGAGGCGCTGACGGATATTGTCGGCAGACGGTTCGCGCTCGCGCCGGAACATGCGCCCGCGCACCCGGCCTACTGTTTTCTCTACGCCGGCGCCATAGCGGCAGGCCTAACCTCTTGGCTCGGCAGCAAAAAGCTGGCCGCGCTGGTAGCCATCTTTTTTTTCGCCGTGGCTTTTGCGGCCGCATTCAAGGTAGACAGCCCCCCCATACCGCGCCTTTTTCTCTTGTTGATCACGTTTATAGGATTTGTCGTCAGCGTCTATTCCAAAGACTATATCCATGACGAACGCGAAGGATGGTACTGGTTTTTCCTTCCGCTGACCTTCGCCTCCCTTGCAGGCATTGTGTCCGCGCACAGCAAGGACGCGTTCTACGGCTACTGGGAGATGATGACCTTTGCCTCCTATTTTCTTGTAGTGTATGAAGGCAAGCGCACCGCCTTTGACGCCGGCCTCAAATATTACGTCATGTGCGCCGGGGGCGCGCTGTTTATGCTGCCCGGGCTCTTCCTGCTGGAAGGTCTTTCCGGAAATGCCGTAAATCTTGCCGCCGTAAATCCGGTTTGGATTCAGGGAGCGCTTATGCTCTGCCTTGCCGGCTTCGCCGTCAAGGCCGGTCTTGTTCCGTTGCACTCGTGGCTGCCCGACGCCCACCCGGCAGCGCCTTCTCCCGTGTCCGCGCCGCTCTCCGGCATTATCACCAAGATGGGTATTTTCGGCATCGTCAGCGTCATCCTGGCAGGAGCAGATCAGACTGTCGGCGACATGCGCGGCCTGTTTGATTTGAGCTGGTTCGGCACCACTCTGGTTTTCATGGGCGCGGCCACCCTTATCTACGGCGAAATCATGGCATTACTCCAGGACGACATAAAACGCATGCTGGCCTACTCCACACTGGGCCAGCTTGGCGAAATCACGCTTGTTCTGGGTATGGACACGTGGCTTGCCACAACAGGCGCGCTCTGGCATGTCGTCAACCACGCCGTTATGAAAGATTTGCTCTTTCTCGGCGCGGGCGCGCTCATTATGCGCGCAGGCTCCCGCAATCTGGCCGACATGCGCGGCATGGGACGCCAGATGCCGTGGACAACGGCCTGTATGGCCGCGGGCCTTGTCAGCATCATGGGACTGCCGCCTTTTGGGGCTTTTTACAGCAAATTTCTGATGATACAGGCTTCTGTGAACGCCGGCTACATATGGATGGCGGCTCTTATTCTGGCCGGTTCGCTCGTCGGCGCCATTTACTATATGCGCATTCTCAAAACCCTAATTTTTGACGAACGGCCAGCACATTTGCCGAACGTCGCGGAAGCGCCCCTCTACATGCGCCTCCCCTTGGCGGTTCTGGCCGCGCTCAGTCTGGCGCTTTGCCTTGTGCCGCAACTGCCGATGCACCTCGTTGCCGGCGCCGCTTCCTTCTGCTCTGAACCAACGCTGACCGACATCCGCGTCCTGGACGCGCTTGCCGTGCCCTGGCCCATCTATGTGACAACGCCGATATTCGGCGCGCTCATACCGGCCTTTTTTTCCGACAACCGCAGAAAAGCGGGCTGGTCGTCCGTAGCGGTGCTGCTCGCAACCGCTCTGCTGGTAATGGCCTTCGGCCGCGGCATGGATACACTCTCATTCTGCTTTGCCATGATAGTGCCGATCATCGGCGCGCTGAACATGGCTTACGCAGTGGGCTATATGGATCACAGCCACACCCAGTGGCGCTTTTACGGGGCATTTACCTGTATGTGCGGCGCGCTGGTGGGCATGGCTGCCAGCCGTTATATGCTGAGCTTTTTCCTCTTCTGGGAAATCATGAGTTCATGGACGCTCTATATGGCTATAGCGCATGAGGGGACACGGCCATCCCTGCGTGAAGCTTGCAAGTACTTTATCTTCAATCTGGCCGGCGCGGGCTTTTTGTTTGTCGGCATCTGCGTTGTCGGCCCGCTCACGCCATTCACGGCAGAGCTGCTGACTGGCTTTGCTCCCGCATTGCCGCAGCACGCGGCATGGCTCGGCACAGCGCTGTTGGCTACGGGTTTTGTGCTCAAGGCCGCGCAACTGCCCATACGCATTGACTGGCAGATGCACCCGGCGCTCGCGCCCACGCCCGTTTCCGGCTATATATCTTCAGTGCTGCTGAAAAGCGCCATTATCGGTCTTATCAAACTCTTTGCCCTGCTCGGCGGATCTTTTGTGCTGGCCGGCGTATTCCCCGGCTACGAAAAAATAAACCTGATCAACCTCGCCGTTATGTGGATAGGCGCGATCACCATTATATACTCCGCCATACGCGCTCTGCAGGTGAACGGACTCAAGCTCGTCTTCATCTACTCAACAGTGAGCCAGCTCGGTTATATGGTTCTGGCTGTGGGCACAGGCGGCGCATTGGGGTATGCGGGCGGCATGCTTCACCTCATCAACCACGTTTTCTTCAAGGATTTGCTCTTCCTTGTCTGCGGCGCCGTCATGTTTGCCACACACAGGGAAAGCCTTGAGGATCTCGGCGGCATAGGACGAAAAATGCCTTTTACTCTGCTTGTCTTCGCCATTGGCGGCCTCTCGCTTGTGGGCGTGCCGCCGACAAGCGGCTTTTCTTCCAAATGGCTCATCTACCACGCGCTGATGCAGGCGGGCCAGCCCCTTCTGGCGCTGCTCTCCCTTGTCGGCAGCGTGATAACGCTCGCTTATGTTGCTAAGTTCCTGCACTCGGCATTTTTGGGACAGCCGGCGCCGGATCTTGACAATATTAAGGAGGCGCCGCGCATCATGCGCCTTCCCATGGGCATTCTGGCTTTCGGCTGCGTGCTGACCGGCGTCTTCCCCGGGCTTGCGCTCAAGCCCATCAACAACATCCTGCGCGAATACGGTTCAACCCCGCTCGACGTGAACCTTGCCGGCGTGGTTTCCGGACCGGGCGCATGGAACGCCACAGCCATATTCATTATGGCGCTTCTGGCCTTTCTTGCTGGCTGGTTCTTTGTGCGACGCTTTACCACGTTGCGCGAAATTGACGTGCACACCTGCGGTCTGCCGCCGAAAATCGCCGCCAGCCGTATGGGCCCATCCAGCATCTACGGTGGTCTGGCGCCCTATATAAACGCGAAGCCCGCTGCCGAGGAGAACAGGTCATGA
- a CDS encoding sulfide/dihydroorotate dehydrogenase-like FAD/NAD-binding protein: MSTTILHKKNLIPGKTSKLTLYAPEIAARARPGHFVMLRMHDKGERIPLTIADIDPEKGSIVVVYLVVGKSTAFLESLAEGDDILDVCGPLGRPTHIEKGGTAVCVGGGTGIAAMHHIAKGHFRAGNRVVGIIGARSKDLLLFEKELSSFAHELLVSTDDGSYGRKGLVTELLRERLEKDMAVFEVVAVGPVSMMAAVAETTRPFGVRTTVSLNPVMVDGIGMCGACRVSVGGQTKFACVDGPEFDGHQVDFAELRRRLAAYRDQEKLSLDMYERRLHEN; this comes from the coding sequence ATGTCAACCACCATTCTTCACAAGAAAAATCTGATACCGGGAAAAACAAGCAAGCTCACGCTGTACGCGCCGGAGATAGCAGCCAGAGCGCGGCCCGGACATTTTGTCATGCTGCGCATGCACGACAAAGGCGAACGTATTCCTCTGACTATTGCCGACATAGATCCGGAAAAGGGGAGCATTGTTGTTGTCTATCTGGTTGTTGGCAAAAGCACGGCTTTTCTGGAAAGCCTTGCTGAGGGTGACGACATTCTGGATGTCTGCGGCCCGTTGGGTCGGCCCACGCACATTGAAAAAGGCGGCACGGCCGTCTGCGTCGGCGGCGGCACGGGCATCGCCGCCATGCACCATATCGCCAAGGGGCATTTCCGCGCGGGCAACCGCGTTGTGGGCATCATCGGCGCGCGCAGCAAAGATTTACTGCTTTTTGAAAAAGAACTTTCCTCTTTTGCCCATGAACTTCTTGTCTCTACAGACGACGGCAGCTACGGCCGCAAGGGCCTTGTCACTGAGCTTCTGCGCGAACGGCTTGAGAAAGACATGGCCGTTTTTGAGGTGGTGGCTGTGGGACCAGTGTCCATGATGGCCGCTGTGGCCGAAACAACGCGGCCCTTCGGCGTCAGGACAACAGTCAGCCTGAATCCCGTCATGGTGGACGGCATTGGCATGTGCGGCGCCTGCCGCGTGAGCGTTGGCGGCCAAACAAAGTTCGCCTGTGTGGACGGGCCGGAATTTGACGGGCATCAGGTGGACTTTGCCGAACTTCGCCGCCGGCTTGCCGCTTACCGCGATCAGGAAAAACTCTCTTTGGACATGTACGAGAGGCGCTTACATGAAAATTAA